The sequence AGCGACGACGAGCTGGATCCCTCCGCGCTGGACCCGGTGCGCACCCGCTCGATCCTGACCCGGCGCTCCACGGCTGCGGTCCGGTCCTGGTTCGAGGGCTTCGGCATCACCCGGGCGACCGGGCCGGTGCGGATCCCGCGGACCCCGGAGGCCGGGGTGAACCGGGGCCGTATCTGCCTGCCGGTACGCCACCGGGGTGTCGTCCTCGGCTATGTCTGGCTCCTGGACTACGACCCCGGCCCCACGGACGTGCAGCTGGCCGCGGCGATGGAGGTGGCCGGCCGGATCGGCGCGCTGCTCGCCGACGAGGCGGAGGCCGGGGCCGGGCTGAGCCGGGAGCTGCGGGCGGTGCTGACTGCCGAGCGCGGCTGGCAGCAGGACATGGCGGTGGCCGAACTCCGCACGGCCCTGGGCGCGCGCGCGGACGGCCCGCACACGGTGGTCTGCGTCGCCCCGTGGCCGTCCGCCGACCCGGACGAGGCCCCTTCGGTCCGTACGGTCCCGCACGCCACGGCCCTGTGCACGGTGCCGTGGGGAGCGACGGGCCAGAGTCTGGCGGCCCTGGTACGGCTCCGGACGACGGACGTGGCGACACCGGCGCTCACGGCGGCTTCCCGGCTGCTGAAGGAGGCGGAAGGGGGCCGGGGAGTTCACGCCGCCGGTGTCGGCGAGCCCCGGCTCGGGCTCGTGGAGCTGGGGACGGTGTGGCAGGAGGCTGTCGCCGCCGCGCGCGCCGCGCTGGCCGAGCCGCGGTTCGGGCCGGTCGCCGAATGGTCGCGCATCGGGCCGTACCGGCTGCTGACCGCGCTGCCCCCGGAGGCCGCCCACGACCCGGTGCTGGGCCCGCTCCTCTCCCCCGCCCACCAGGAGCTGGCCCGCACGGCCGAGGTCTATCTCGACTGCGCGGGCCAGGCCGGCCGTGCGGCGGCTGCGCTGGGCATCCACCGGCAGACCCTGTATTACCGCCTGTCCCGCGTGGAACAGCTGACGGGCCTCGACCTGGACGACGGCGAGGACCGCCTGC comes from Streptomyces sp. FXJ1.172 and encodes:
- a CDS encoding PucR family transcriptional regulator, whose amino-acid sequence is MRENARVAADFKGFKAFKGDYQELVDEISELLGVPATLESRDFELIAFGAYDSDDELDPSALDPVRTRSILTRRSTAAVRSWFEGFGITRATGPVRIPRTPEAGVNRGRICLPVRHRGVVLGYVWLLDYDPGPTDVQLAAAMEVAGRIGALLADEAEAGAGLSRELRAVLTAERGWQQDMAVAELRTALGARADGPHTVVCVAPWPSADPDEAPSVRTVPHATALCTVPWGATGQSLAALVRLRTTDVATPALTAASRLLKEAEGGRGVHAAGVGEPRLGLVELGTVWQEAVAAARAALAEPRFGPVAEWSRIGPYRLLTALPPEAAHDPVLGPLLSPAHQELARTAEVYLDCAGQAGRAAAALGIHRQTLYYRLSRVEQLTGLDLDDGEDRLLLHMALKRARL